A section of the Borrelia coriaceae genome encodes:
- a CDS encoding Vsp/OspC family lipoprotein: MKINIKNINIKSICATLFISLFLSCNNAGPVSRELRDGQATTADGTLINLKEIGDSIKGAVEFVMGIEEVDTLIKSVGEIAKGIGNKLTQNTAAIASQAGNNNGLIIVSAYNIISTLKAKVIELAKKDGIPAELKTKLDDVATKSQEFLDKVKKDGDLCKHDVTDDNAKKALDIKNVDKTKGANELETLNGAVAGLVNVAKTFLSEAYKTLEAPAKTVKE; the protein is encoded by the coding sequence CAACATTATTTATCTCTCTATTCCTTTCTTGTAATAATGCAGGGCCTGTGTCTAGAGAGCTTAGAGATGGGCAAGCAACTACAGCTGATGGAACACTTATTAATTTGAAAGAAATAGGTGACAGTATAAAAGGTGCGGTCGAATTTGTGATGGGTATTGAAGAAGTGGATACTTTAATTAAGTCAGTGGGTGAGATTGCTAAGGGAATTGGGAATAAATTAACCCAAAATACTGCTGCTATTGCTTCTCAAGCGGGTAATAATAATGGACTAATAATTGTATCGGCATATAATATAATATCAACTTTAAAGGCTAAGGTAATAGAACTAGCAAAAAAAGATGGTATTCCTGCTGAATTGAAGACAAAGCTTGATGATGTCGCTACAAAAAGTCAGGAATTTTTAGATAAAGTGAAGAAAGATGGTGATCTTTGTAAACACGATGTTACTGATGATAATGCAAAGAAAGCCTTAGATATAAAAAACGTTGATAAGACTAAAGGGGCAAATGAGCTTGAGACTCTAAACGGCGCAGTTGCTGGCTTGGTAAATGTCGCTAAAACTTTCTTAAGTGAGGCGTATAAGACTCTTGAAGCACCTGCTAAAACTGTTAAAGAGTAA